The following are encoded together in the Nocardia sp. XZ_19_385 genome:
- a CDS encoding nuclear transport factor 2 family protein produces MEDFLAQYCAASAARDFDTMMKAVAQDAVLVSPLSGRAVFRGHDDLRILLTAVYSALSDSSWEAPIGTGDRRVVIGHAKIGPVQLTDAMIIDLDADGRIRRFGPHLRPWLALTLVAVRLLPTMLRHPAVMRRSMQTPDRT; encoded by the coding sequence ATGGAAGATTTCCTGGCTCAGTACTGCGCCGCCTCCGCGGCGCGCGATTTCGACACCATGATGAAAGCGGTCGCCCAGGACGCGGTGCTGGTCTCACCACTGTCCGGGCGCGCGGTGTTCCGCGGCCACGACGATCTCCGGATCCTGCTCACCGCGGTCTACTCGGCGCTGTCCGACAGCAGCTGGGAAGCCCCGATCGGCACCGGCGACCGTCGAGTCGTCATCGGGCACGCCAAGATCGGCCCGGTTCAGCTAACCGACGCCATGATCATCGATCTCGACGCCGATGGCCGAATCCGCCGCTTCGGCCCACACCTGCGCCCATGGCTGGCACTCACCCTCGTGGCCGTGCGACTGCTCCCGACGATGCTCCGCCATCCCGCGGTGATGCGCCGCTCGATGCAAACCCCTGACCGCACGTAG